From Drosophila nasuta strain 15112-1781.00 chromosome X, ASM2355853v1, whole genome shotgun sequence, one genomic window encodes:
- the LOC132797067 gene encoding nuclear exosome regulator NRDE2: MPLFPAYASNEPNEPPNASEAHQSQQLPVPTNAATEEVLQNNRSFELPALVLVPPQPSDSDFTSSSEESADDDQDNLADNQSSGAVGNAIAAGGEQRILEFDKDTGFYVDKKPNNAYLRLPTLPRLSRPNYKRSKLRLGGGPRQTKQRAKQRPRLRLVEEAAIKTSEEQLTQLLERIQELKKLLALEPQDERNWLELHQLLGDSATKSNRLAVAEQQLHALETAMEQHPGNEKLLQCYVATASVTYPDSQVASKLEELLQRQPQEYTLWTALIMTTQGTMARCNVPDVLAIYSKCMERLFRERDHDERADELMLKLFHNCVLFLRQSANTPQMFALLNLALELNAPHLQFDCLAASAHDERPLVDYEELVLRSGMPMPEIWTRIERLRQAYNFLPYPQQANVGIAVDPRRCIYTEDVCAYIYPLKTQTYRMQLLLLVVQLTKLPLLRTHCLAERLCTRIDQIGDSEAIEMLLAGLADRWTYALPPKSGDYMETMMQLARELYVCPSFMPQAIGHELYERCIAKLLLQCSEVCAANEAQRQVFIILWLRLQRLRLQLRKLCGKLTPQFLKETSDSQRSLLRQPANRQVICFYTQVAMFEYEALSEDKAEDSRPSSAFRVLDQVLAMAKQTPLDADQLQAAVVFAEMLMANDSRDAALKLLVPLASRELLDAELEKVAELAGKTPADPLPLEQYFLPNMLTLLLRALCLQLYLQHNSSKVEALALLEATLQHRLFQLPQMEATRVRFLREQICELQLLMLQLPRHCALSELLPHLQHGLQEFPRNQTLLQLCSTLDTTQWIDVRCRLKQTKAGILALLHMIIAARCRFLRHQKSHELAATFSYQTAALDAKLQEDYLRNRLLSIFESFLPTNTRRTKLEAEQYAVLRRNSLYWRCYLRCLSNERTSFEQSKTCLLMALDECPWDKALYMDGVTYVPQEFSNLQDVMAEKQICTFAIPEELNVLREA; encoded by the exons ATGCCGCTCTTTCCGGCGTACGCCAGCAATGAACCAAATGAGCCGCCAAATGCATCTGAAGCACATCAGTCACAGCAGTTGCCTGTTCCAA CTAATGCTGCTACTGAGGAGGTTTTGCAAAACAATCGCAGCTTTGAGCTACCCGCATTAGTGCTAGTGCCGCCACAACCATCTGATTCGGATTTCACTTCCAGTTCGGAGGAATCAGCGGACGACGATCAAGACAATTTGGCTGACAATCAATCATCAGGAGCTGTTGGAAATGCTATTGCTGCTGGTGGGGAGCAACGCATTTTAGAGTTTGACAAAGACACCGGCTTCTATGTGGACAAGAAACCTAACAATGCCTACCTACGCCTGCCTACCTTGCCACGCCTCTCACGCCCCAACTATAAGCGGAGCAAACTGCGCCTTGGCGGTGGGCCACGTCAGACAAAACAACGCGCTAAACAGCGACCCCGCTTGCGCCTTGTGGAGGAAGCAGCAATCAAGACAAGTGAGGAGCAGTTAACCCAACTGCTGGAACGGATTCAGGAGCTAAAAAAATTGCTGGCCTTAGAGCCGCAAGACGAACGCAATTGGCTGGAACTGCATCAGCTGCTGGGCGACAGTGCGACGAAGAGCAATCGCTTGGCAGTGGCAGAGCAACAGCTGCATGCACTCGAGACGGCCATGGAACAGCATCCGGGTAATGAGAAGCTGCTGCAATGCTATGTGGCCACCGCCAGCGTAACGTATCCAGACAGTCAG GTGGCTAGCAAACTGGAGGAGCTGCTGCAGCGACAGCCACAAGAGTACACGCTGTGGACGGCGCTGATAATGACCACACAGGGCACCATGGCGCGTTGCAATGTGCCCGATGTGCTGGCCATTTACAGCAAGTGCATGGAACGTCTGTTTCGGGAACGCGATCACGACGAACGGGCGGACGAATTGATGCTGAAACTCTTTCACAATTGTGTGCTGTTTCTGCGTCAATCGGCGAACACGCCGCAAATGTTTGCACTGCTCAATCTGGCGCTAGAATTGAATGCGCCACACTTGCAATTCGATTGCTTGGCGGCCTCTGCACATGATGAGCGACCACTCGTCGACTACGAGGAGCTGGTGTTGCGCTCTGGCATGCCAATGCCAGAGATTTGGACACGCATCGAGCGACTGCGACAAGCGTACAATTTTCTCCCCTATCCGCAGCAGGCAAACGTTGGCATTGCCGTTGATCCACGGCGTTGCATCTACACGGAGGATGTGTGTGCGTACATTTACCCATTGAAGACGCAAACGTATCgcatgcagctgctgctgctggtggttcAGCTGACCAAGTTACCACTGCTGCGAACGCATTGCCTGGCCGAGCGTTTGTGCACACGCATCGATCAAATCGGCGACTCGGAGGCCATTGAAATGCTGCTCGCCGGCCTCGCGGATCGTTGGACATATGCGCTGCCGCCCAAGAGCGGCGACTATATGGAGACCATGATGCAGCTGGCCAGGGAGCTGTATGTGTGTCCCAGCTTTATGCCGCAGGCCATTGGACACGAGCTCTACGAGCGTTGCATTGccaagctgctgttgcagtgcAGCGAAGTGTGTGCAGCAAATGAAGCGCAGCGCCAAGTCTTCATCATATTATGGTTGCGCCTGCAACGTTTGCGGCTTCAGCTGCGCAAGCTGTGCGGCAAGTTGACGCCCCAATTTCTGAAGGAAACCAGTGACAGTCAACGCTCGTTGCTGCGCCAACCGGCGAATCGTCAAGTGATCTGTTTCTACACTCAGGTTGCCATGTTCGAGTACGAAGCACTGAGCGAGGACAAAGCAGAGGACTCAAGACCGTCGAGTGCGTTTCGTGTGCTCGACCAAGTGCTGGCTATGGCCAAACAGACGCCACTTGATGCGGATCAGCTACAAGCCGCCGTTGTCTTTGCCGAGATGTTGATGGCCAACGATTCGCGAGATGCAGCGCTGAAGCTGCTCGTCCCTTTGGCCAGCCGGGAATTGCTCGATGCGGAGCTTGAAAAGGTTGCCGAGCTGGCTGGTAAAACGCCAGCGGATCCGTTGCCCTTGGAGCAGTATTTTTTGCCCAACATGTTGACTCTGTTGTTGCGTGCACTCTGCCTGCAACTGTATCtgcaacacaacagcagcaaagtcGAAGCGCTGGCGCTGCTGGAGGCAACGTTACAGCATCGGCTCTTTCAACTGCCCCAAATGGAGGCGACCCGAGTGCGCTTTCTGCGCGAACAAATCTgcgagttgcagttgctgatgctgcagctgccacgGCATTGTGCGCTCAGTGAATTGCTGCCACACTTGCAACATGGCCTGCAAGAGTTTCCGCGCAATCAAACGCTGCTCCAGCTGTGCTCCACGCTGGACACCACACAGTGGATCGATGTGCGTTGTCGCTTGAAGCAGACCAAAGCGGGCATTCTGGCATTGCTTCACATGATTATTGCTGCACGTTGCCGATTTCTGCGGCATCAAAAGTCCCATGAGTTGGCCGCAACGTTTAGTTATCAAACTGCAGCATTGGATGCAAAACTTCAGGAGGATTATTTGCGCAATCGGCTGCTGAGCATCTTTGAATCGTTTCTACCCACGAACACACGTCGCACCAAGCTGGAGGCCGAGCAATATGCCGTGTTGCGACGCAACTCCTTGTATTGGCGCTGCTATTTACGCTGCCTGAGCAATGAACGCACCAGTTTTGAGCAGAGCAAGACGTGTCTGTTGATGGCCCTGGATGAGTGTCCCTGGGATAAGGCTTTGTATATGGATGGCGTTACTTATGTGCCACAGGAGTTTTCCAATCTGCAGGATGTGATGGCGGAGAAGCAGATTTGCACTTTCGCCATTCCCGAGGAGCTCAACGTGCTGCGCGAGGCCTGA
- the LOC132797090 gene encoding malignant T-cell-amplified sequence 1 homolog produces MFKKFEEKDSISSIQQLKSSVQKGIRAKLLEAYPKLETHIDLILPKKDSYRIAKCHDHIELLLNGTGEQVFFRHRDGPWMPTLRLLHKFPYFVTMQQVDKGAIRFVLSGANVMCPGLTSPGACMTTADKGTVVAIMAEGKEHALAIGLLTLSTDDILKVNKGIGIETYHFLNDGLWKSKPVK; encoded by the exons atgttcaaaaa ATTCGAGGAAAAAGACAGTATCTCGTCGATACAACAGCTAAAATCGTCAGTACAGAAAGGCATACGTGCGAAATTATTGGAGGCATATCCAAAGCTGGAAACTCACATTGATTTGATACTACCCAAGAAGGATTCATATCGCATTGCAAAATG TCACGATCACATTGAATTGCTGCTAAATGGAACCGGCGAACAGGTCTTCTTCAGGCATCGCGACGGTCCGTGGATGCCCACGTTGCGTCTGCTGCACAAATTCCCCTATTTTGTGACTATGCAGCAGGTGGACAAGGGTGCCATACGCTTCGTCCTCAGTGGCGCCAATGTCATGTGCCCGGGCTTAACATCGCCGGGCGCCTGCATGACAACGGCGGATAAGGGCACCGTGGTTGCCATTATGGCCGAGGGCAAGGAGCATGCGCTAGCGATTGGCCTACTCACATTATCCACAGATGATAT TTTGAAGGTGAACAAAGGCATTGGCATTGAAACGTATCATTTTCTCAACGATGGCTTGTGGAAATCGAAGCCAGTCAAATAG